In Mastomys coucha isolate ucsf_1 unplaced genomic scaffold, UCSF_Mcou_1 pScaffold5, whole genome shotgun sequence, one genomic interval encodes:
- the LOC116078896 gene encoding histone H2B type 3-B, with protein sequence MPDPSKSAPAPKKGSKKAVTKAQKKDGKKRKRGRKESYSIYVYKVLKQVHPDTGISSKAMGIMNSFVNDIFERIASEASRLAHYNKRSTITSREVQTAVRLLLPGELAKHAVSEGTKAVTKYTSSK encoded by the coding sequence ATGCCTGATCCATCCAAATCGGCTCCAGCCCCCAAAAAAGGCTCCAAAAAGGCGGTCACCAAGGCGCAGAAAAAGGATGGCAAGAAACGCAAACGGGGCCGCAAGGAGAGCTACTCCATCTACGTGTACAAGGTGCTGAAACAGGTGCATCCGGACACCGGTATCTCGTCCAAGGCCATGGGCATCATGAACTCGTTCGTCAACGACATCTTCGAGCGCATCGCCAGCGAGGCCTCACGCCTGGCGCATTACAACAAGCGCTCGACCATCACGTCCCGCGAGGTGCAGACGGCCGTGCGCTTGCTACTGCCCGGGGAGCTGGCCAAGCATGCGGTGTCCGAGGGCACTAAGGCAGTCACCAAGTACACCAGCTCCAAGTGA
- the LOC116078893 gene encoding histone H2A type 3: protein MSGRGKQGGKARAKAKSRSSRAGLQFPVGRVHRLLRKGNYSERVGAGAPVYLAAVLEYLTAEILELAGNAARDNKKTRIIPRHLQLAIRNDEELNKLLGRVTIAQGGVLPNIQAVLLPKKTESHHKAKGK, encoded by the coding sequence ATGTCTGGTCGTGGCAAGCAGGGCGGCAAAGCTCGTGCAAAAGCGAAGTCTCGCTCTTCTCGCGCTGGTCTGCAGTTTCCAGTGGGCCGTGTACACCGCCTTCTCCGGAAGGGTAATTACTCCGAGCGGGTGGGCGCTGGTGCTCCGGTGTACCTGGCTGCTGTGCTGGAATACCTGACTGCTGAGATCCTGGAGCTGGCTGGTAATGCGGCTCGCGACAATAAGAAGACGCGAATTATCCCGCGCCACCTGCAGTTGGCCATCCGCAACGACGAGGAGCTTAACAAGCTGCTGGGCCGCGTGACCATCGCGCAGGGCGGCGTCCTGCCCAACATCCAGGCCGTGCTGCTGCCCAAGAAAACCGAGAGCCACCACAAGGCCAAGGGCAAGTGA